Genomic window (Lampris incognitus isolate fLamInc1 chromosome 3, fLamInc1.hap2, whole genome shotgun sequence):
ACTTTCGCGATTTTCTACCAGGAGCTCAAGATGAAGGCTTGAAATGGAtgtgtgggtgtttttttttttccttatacATTTTAGTGCTTTTGGACGAATAAACCCTTCATACTCACTGAGTAATAGTAGGGACACGTTGAGCAGGCATTTGCCCTACTGTATTGTGAATGAATGCCTTTCAGCTCAAGGGATGCTGTTCCATTTCTGACCCAGTGCTCTCACTTCCCTCTGGAGGGAatgaaaaaaatacacacacacacacaaaaataatttcatcaGGGATAAAAAAAAGTCCCGAATTTGATATGTCACCCTGCTATTGTATTGCCCTGACACCCAGCCAGTCACATCCCACTGATCCGTATGCCTGACTTTAGGTGGCATCATTATTCTGTCAAATGCCGTGTTTACAAATTCTATTTGAATGTCTGTCCTGTAAACTGAGTCAAAGACAGCATGCTTGTCTAAATGAGTTTGTATGAATTTTAATGTTTAAAATCTATTTTAAGTAAACAAAATTGTGTGGTAATACGTCGGTCTGCATTATAAAGTTGAATGTCACATATCTGTGTATGCTCTTCTATTAATGAACATGCCTTATTCAGTGGTTGTTGTTAAACCCAGCCCTGCCCtatattcttgtttgtgttgcatTACCAcagtacactgataatattaaatAATGATGACTACCAGGCACTTCATCTTACCTGGAGTAAGCACTCCACTCCTCCTCGTGTTTCCTTTTCATTTCTTTTAATATTTTCCATTAATTTTCTTCTCAGTGAgctagagatttttttttaatcaaatttgtTTCAGAGACATTGCATTCTCATTAGGATGTTGGATTGAGAATTACAATTTCCCACTGTTACTGAAAGCTGGTACCAGCACACCCGAGTTTAAGGCAATATGGCACCTCTAATCCATTACGATTTATTATTATTGGCAATAATATAATGTTTTAATATATAATTCCAGTTTCTTTTTAAAGTGATATTAAATTGTGAAACAGTTGTAGAAATGAGTCCCTGTAAAATGGCATATTTTCTGAAATGTTACGATTTTACAGTAAATTATTCTTTGGCTCTGGTTGGCTTAGTATTCAGTATGCTTCACAAGATGGTTGATCATATTCATATGCATTACATGAGGATTGCCCAATTTAATCTCTGAATTTGAATGGAAGGAAATaaatacccccccttttttcccagcaattgtacccagccagtcaccccgctctctgagctgtaccggtcgctgctccaccccttctgccgatccggggagggctgcagactaccacatgtctcctctgatacatgtggcgtcgccagttacttctttacacctgacaggagtgtggccagggggaagtagcgtgtgggaggatcatgctatttcccccagttccccctcccccctgaacaggtgccccaaccgaccagaggaggcgctagtgcagcgaccagaacacatacccacatctggtttcccacccgcagacacagccaattgtttctgtaggacgcctgaccaagccggaggtaacacggggattcgaaccggtaatccccgtgttggtaagcaacggcatagaccgctatgctacctggaagcCCCATAATACACTTTTTGAGTTGTTACTGTGTTAGATCAGCAAAAGCAAACTCAAGTGGCTCAGCAACACTTTAATCACTGAAAATAAGATGCTTCATTTCCAGTGAGTGACACTTCATTATCACTTCACTTCAGTCAATATCCTTTTTTTGAAAGTGTCTTCCAAAAAGGTCACAGAACAATTACCATAGAGTCAAGGTTATGTATCTACATGTGCACATCTTTTGCTGTACTTGCACTACGTGACCCAACCGTCTCACAATGCTTCTTTTAACATCAAGCAATCTAGTCATTTCTAGGTCTGAGTACAAATTGCATAGTGAGCAGATTTTTCTACAATAATGTTCACTACTTGCTGGAGTTTCATTTTGTACTGACTACTTTGATGAAATCCAAATATGTATACAGAGGAATGTACACAATTATTATAGTTTCTACAAATGTGTGAAAGTGAAAGATTATGGTTTGCATAAATGCAtatacagttttttttaaaaatttgagTCACATTACCGATTCTAATTGCTATGTAAAAGTTGCATTTGAGAGTCAAGTGTTCCTAGTGAGAGTGCCCCTATTTAACTATCAATATTAAGTATCACAATTCCATTTAATATTTCATCAGGCCTATTTTCTAACAATGCAGCTTTCAGGGCTCAGAATCAATATTTCAGAAAGTGAATTTTTCATAACTTTTGCTTTGAAAGCCTAAGTGCATTATTAATATCAGTTGCAAGAGCAGTGAAAAAGTGACACATTTCATATGCACTTTATAAACACAGTTGAGGTGTGTCTGTGAGGTGTGCATTGATTCCTCCACAAATCTTGGGTCTACGATGCCAGCATCCTGGATTTTCTGGGTGAAGGAAAAACATGAAAATATCTGTCATAAGCTGTGTATTTTTGCCCCCTGATGTGTTTAAAACACATTGACTCTCGAGACAATCCCCCTCTCTATGTTTTTCTATTCCAGGTCCTTTAGAAGTCCCATCTCTGCTTCTCTTTATCTCTGTCCTCCTCGGCTTCTTGTTTACACATCTCATTGACAATAGCCTTCACATTCTGGCTTCCCCCCTCCACTGGAATCTCTCCGTCAGCCAGCTTTTGTTCCTGTTCTTTCTCTTGTTCCCTCTCCTTGATGATCTCCACCAGCCTTTGAAACTTCTGGTTTAACTCGTCCATTCCTCCGGCAgcccctccctcctccttctcCCCATCGCTCTCCAGTGAACTCAGCGACTCAGCCCTCGAATCACACCCCTCAAACTCATAAGTCTGCAGTGAGTCATAGGGTGGCTGCGACAGGTCGAAGGTCACCTGGTCTAGACGGAAATTCAGGAAGTCTTCCATTCTAACCGGCAGGGAATTAGTCACCCCTATCCTCTCAGGACCACACTCCAGCCCACAACCCCAGCCTTTTTCATACCCACCCATTCCCCCAGGTAAGTTCAGTGACTGCGGAGTCAAATCTCTACTTCCCAGTCTGTACATGTTCAAGTCACCACTACTTGTCCCATTCATGGATATCTCTCTGCTATTCTGATTCAGTGAGCCTACAATGCTGTAAGTGTCTCCTTTTGGGGTGTTAATGTTATTGATTTGGCTGCTGTTTGAGTCATTTCTCTCGGTGACCGAGGGAACAGAGGAATCATCAATTTCATCTAGAGTACAGCTGGTTGCTTCAGTGCTGATCTGTGTCTGAGATGACCCTGGTCGCCCCTCCTGCTGGTTTGATGAAGAGCTGGTATGACTCTGGGATGAGGATTCATTTGGGTCACAGAAGGTCAGAGTTGCAGCTTTCTTTGTTTGTGTCAATTGTGAATCTGTATCTATGGACTCAGTCTGTACCGGGAAACAAAAAGGAAACAAATTAGCGAGTGAGAGGATACGGGAAAACTCTTGAGGAGCTTAAGAGAATGGCAAGATAATTTCATCAATGCTGTTAATATCTGACCTTGATTTGGTCTGGATCCTGTTGTGTGTCAGAATTTTCCTCACAGCCTgcatttctgtctgtttgtctccttATAGCCAGCCTGTGCTCATCTGCTTCATCACTGCCAAGGCCCATTTCAATAGGGCGCATGTGAGCTGCTCCGGGCTCCAGTGGCTCAAAGTTACTGTGGTTCTGGATAATGAGAGAATTACTGACATGATTGCCAGGGACCCCATAGGTCAGCTGGGCTAGTTGCAAACCTGCCTCTAGTGGCCCCTCTGGGTAATCTCTTAGAACAGGCAGTGTGTGGATGCCATAGCAAAGACGTCCATAGAGGGGAGCTGAGCCTGGCCGCTgagggtccgggccacagcaagggTTACGACTCCAGCTGTACGTCCTGGCCCTTGGCACATTCTGCTGGGTGTACCATCTGTGCCGAGAGAGGGATGTCAGAAAGTGCCACATGcataaagtcacacacacacacacacacacgtatcctTACACCACTATCACAAGTATAAACTTTTTAGGGCATGGCTCACATGTTCCTGTTGTTCTGCATGTGCTGTACTCTGTGCATGCTCTGCAGCGCTGTGATGTCAAATGCTGCAGTGTCCGCCTCTCCTCCCCCCTCATCATCATAGGATATGATGTTCTCCCggacatcatcctcctcaaaggGTGAGCCAGAGTCTCGCTTCTGATGGCGCAGTGACAGCGAGAGTGCACATACCACTGAAAGGCATGAAAGACACGCGAACACACACATCAGTGATCTGACAGAAATGCTGTAACCTTAACAACCTTAAAAAAATTGTGTAGATTGTACCACAAACATCCATGTTAGCAATCAACAGAAGTATTGCGAGGAACACAGCAGTGAGGCCTTCAAATCTTACCGAGCAGAGTGGTGACACAGGCCAGCAAGGCGAGTAAGGTGACCATACTGATAATGAGAGATGGTGAGGCAGAGGGGAGGGGTAGGCAGACTGTGTGTCTTTCCCATCTCCTGTCCCGCTGTCTTCCCCTATCTTCAGTCTGCATGCCCCCTCTCAGGCAGGGACAGATGGTGACAGTAACTGTGCCAGTGTTGGTTAGACCAGAGGCCCCATCCCGCAACACGACTGGAACGTAGAGGGTGAGTAAGGAGGGAGAAAAGCCAGGGAGGGGCTCCAAGGCTGACTTGAGCACCAGACTGGCTGTCACACCTGTTAACAGGGCAAAAACATTGAATGCTTTTAATGGACAATAACACAAGACTCATTTTTGTCGGTATTGTATTCTGCAATTTTGCTTAAAACAGATCAAACTTGGTACCACCTCCGCTTTCCCTGATGGTGAGGTTTAGGGCGGAGCTGGATTCTGGAGGGATGCTGAAGTGAACTGGGGTGTCTTGTCCTCCTTGGTCCTTGTCAATGGCTCGCAGAACCTGAACCACCTGGGCCACACAGACACGGGTCATTTACTGGACCTGAGAAATAACTTGACTCATGCGTAAAATTGATTTATTAAATCTCTCTGgggctgcacggtggcccagtggttagcactgttgcctcacagcaagagggtcctgggttcaaacccaaggctgtcccaggtcctttctgtgcggagtttgcatgttctccctgtgtctgcatgggtttgggtgctacggtttcctcccaccattaaaaatacatgcatgttagggttaatactcctatctgtgcccctgaccaaggcaatggaaagaagtactggagttggtccccaggtgctgcagctgcccactgctcctataaaataggatgggttagatcGAGAGAACAAAATTTGTaacctgtgcaatgacaaaaataaagtggcttctttCTCAAAAAAATGGAACCTATTGCAGTTACACCGTTATGAAATCCAGCAcctgaaattaaaaaaacaaacaaacaaacaaatttagAAAAAAACCTGCACCTAGTCTTGTCAAATGGTCAAATAACATCCTGGTAAAGCTTTTagtatttaaaaaaatttttttttttaacttactgACTCATAATAGGATATTTAGATTGTACAATACTGCTCACTTTGACCAGAAACGCAACTGGATACAACGTAGCTGTTGTAATCATTTATTCATGTCATAGCCTATTAAAATGCTAAAAGCAGAATaattaaaaaactttttttgcaCATTTTTAGGACATTTACTGCATATTTTGAATGTCAaatttacaaggtaatttcaatggTTAATCCACTGTTTTGAGTGCCATGTACTGTAGACTACATCTGTCCTGTGTGTGATAGAGGAATTTTTAATATGTGCAGTATTATAGCCGGTGAACAGTGCATTGCTTTTCCTTTTATCACATACTGCCTCTATTTGAATGATCATGAATCATCGGCCTTGCAGCCAACCACAGGCCAATGCCATGAGGAATGAGAGACATAATTGTGTCTACTGATAACCCCAACAGGGAAAAGCAGTTGAAATTAGGCAAAATCACTTGCAAGTGAGTTGACCTCATTTAAGGGTGGTACCAGACCAACTGCTACAACAAAGAATGTTATGCTGTGTAAAAACTATACCAGTTTTGCTCAGCTCCTCCATATACAGTAGCCTGTTATAAATCTTAACTGTGAATGCAGTTAGGTCCAAAAGCTTGATAAACTACAGAATGGACCCTTGTAGGTGATGAACATGAATAACCACTTGTTGTTGACGATCACCAAATTTTATTAATTGTATTGACTGTTTCGTTACACAGTTGGCTTGATAGTAATCATTAAACAGTATTACTGTAAATAATAAAACATTTATTCATAAATGTTAACGTTAGCCTTGGAAAAGGTTTATTTACTAATAATTCTTTTGCAAATTAAAACTGGTTAAAGCTGCTATGAGAAGTTTTGGATTTCTCCAACTCCCCTGTGGACAGAAGCAGTAGTGTGTCATGGAAGAACAAGTTTGTTTTTGCATAAACTTTATCTCCTCTTGTCGCACAGCTTTACATTATCTATCTTGTTGGGTCGTGCATTTGTTTTTAAGAGCAGAGTGAGAGTTGTAGTGGCGTTTTGGAAAAAAACAGGTGTTGGCAAGTTGTACAGCTATGAGGTAATGCATCTGTAATTGTGACAACATGGGGAGTGCACCAGTAAGCTCTTGTGCCATAAATTTAAACAGTTGGCAGCAGCAGGTTTCATATCTGCAATAAAAAATGGGGAAAGTAATATTGTTACAGGCCGAAGGCACATTAATGGTCAATTTAAGTTTTTCTATGAAACTTACTTACTTCTATGAAACTCTTTTTTTCCCACTTATGTAAcaaagctaaaattcggtcttttctctccatggctgatgcagcgaCTCTAATACAtaaatttgtttcatccagacttgattactgcactgctctgttctcaggtctgccacattcttgaagtaatacttggggtagtattggtcgaggatcaatgatcacaccgggttatagaactcaggtttaattgatgctcagtaggcagacgtaataaccatacatggtagtggtgtaaccataataacagtccgggtagtacataacacctagtgtagttccagtggatatacatagcattatatcactacaattctagtactaaaagtcttcagatggttcagaatgctgctgctagaatccgaactaaatctaggaaatttgaccatattacaccaattcttcctCCCTTCTTtggtttcctatccatgttagatcagaatacaaggtgcttctgctgacttataaaatcctaaatgggctggccccatcttATCAGTCTgagctccttaaaccgtacattccatctcgagctcttcgctctcaaaatacagggctcctgtgtgtacccaaagttaaaaagaagtcagctggtagagccttttcctatcaggctccgttcttgtggaataacctgccggctgccatcagacaatcagagtctgttgagtcctttaaatccaaacttaaaactcatctttttgctctagcttacaattagttgcctttaagttgagtgcttcacaacctgtactgcatggcgggtcggtttctgtctcaatgaatttaccaaccactgttctactgatgagattatagcatatagattatgactaattggtgacttaattgattatgactaatgactaatgGAAaccgttctcttctctcacatgtcttttctctctctctgaattatgttttctcctttctctttttccgtgtgtgaatggtgtcttgtgagtctgccttgtgtgcacgtgcagttggtCCTCCTCttaggtctccgtggtgatggtggtcaccacttggacactgcttggcattcccctcatcacattttctttttatattttataaaGCCATATATTTTTtatcctgctttttttttttttttttttacatggtgatggtggtcgcgtggtttgggtcctggactgttctgttggcgtctggacactgcttggcatcctgcgcatcatattcttcatacattttataattccattataattctgttatcctctttcaatgttatattgtgtaaattgtgtaaacaaaatatccattgcacattgtccgtcttaggagagagatcccttttctgttgctctccctgaggtttcttcctattttttctccctgttaaaggggtttttttttttagggagttgttccttatccaatgcgatggtttaagaacaggatgttgtgttgctctaaagccccttgaggcaaatttgtaatttgtgatattgggctatacaaataaaattgacttgacttgactttacttcCCCCAACTATGACACAGGCCtctatctcaaaaaaaaaagggggggaagaaaATAATTATTACTCAAAAAGAATAAAGATCCGTTGAATTGTGAGTCTCATCACCCAGTTAGTCTACTATGTTGCGCCTATAAAAATCTAACGAAGGTGCTGGCAGGTAGGCTTGAGAAAATGATGCCTAATCCCGATCAGATGGATTTCACTGTGGGCAGACAGTTATCAAGCAACCTTCACTGCATATTCAATGTTATCTGTCAACCTAACAATGTCGAGCCAGAGCTTATAATGTCCTTGGACCcacaaaaaagcatttgacaggaTTGAATACAATTACCTGTTCACTGCACTTGAGAGGTTTGGCTTCTGCCCTACTTTCTGTTCATGGCTCAAGATTCTATATATGGTGCCTCAAGCCTCAGTACAAACAAATAAGATAAACTCTAACTACTTTCCTCTTTTTCATGGGACAAGATAAGGGTGTCCCCCGAGCCCCCAGATATTTGATGTCACCATCGAACTCCTTGCAGTAATGCTTAGAGAAACCACTAGACTAGTTGGAATGCAATGAGGAGGACAGTTGCATAAATTATCGCTTCTCCTTTTTCTCTGGGATCCATATGCTACTATACCTATTGCTCTAGAGCTTATCACCACGCTTGGATGGGTGTCAGAATATAAGTTAGATTTAATTAAAAGTGTTCTGTTCCTCATAAATGATAAAGCACATCAAATGTCATTCTAGAACTTTCCTTTCTTCGTTAATAAAGACAGCTTTACTTACCTGGGTGTTTGTGTCAATTTCAAGTACAAGGATCTGTTGGACAATAATTTTAAAGCAACCATTTAATAAGGCCCAAAGGGACATGGAGAGATGGTCAACCTTCCCCTTGTCACTCGCTGGTATGACCAATTCTGTGAAAATGACTATCATGCCCAGGTTTTTATTTCTGTTTCAAGCAAGCCCAGTCTTTATTCCCTAAATCCTTTTTAAGGAATTAGATGAGTGCACATTTACTTTTATTTAGAATAAAAACGTACCTCAAATAAGGAAAGAATATTTGGAAATACAAAGGGAGAAAGGTTGTTTGTCTTTACCCaattatttgtatcattattgGGCGGCCAACATCCACAAGTTGATGTTTTTGGTAACTGATTTATCAGAGGATGGATCTCCAGTTTGGTCTCTTATGAAGCAGCATTCAAGTAATCCAGTGTCGATTTGCTCTTTAACTTGTGCCACACTGCAAGTACCACCTACATAAAACAAAGAATTGGAAAGGGAAACATAGCAGTTCCattccagaggaagtttggacaaGGTATTACAAATCCCAATGGAGGATAACAAGCTCAACCTCATGGAGAGTGTTTGGCTGGAAGAGTCTTAACAGATATTTTATCACACCTGTTCAGACATCTCACCACTCATGCTCTTCCAGCTGCTGGAGAAATTGTAGCTCCCAGCAAGCCAATCACTACCACTTGTTTTGAACCTGCCCAAAAGTAAATACCTTTTGGTTTAAGATTTATATGGAATTGGTGACTATATTTGGGACAAAAATTACTTTTAATTGAGATGAACTCCTCTTTGGTTTATTACatgcaacacccacaaacattaatacaagttacttatttggaatattgaatgtaattacaaagaaatggcttAAGCCAGACACCCCATCTATAGAGGATTGGTATGATATAATTTATGAAATTTTTCTGATAGAAAGAATCACCTTCTCCACAAGGCTTGAGGAAAACTAAATTTGAGGaaatttgggagaagtggaaattgtatatttccccaaaacatccttcatttgtttaaatttgtttacGTAAGTATAGTTTTTGTACCTTTTCTTTCATCTCGaatggaaaaacaccccatgttctatttttgtgttctataaTTACTCTGTAAAAAGCAGAAAAGATGAATCACTTTATAAACCTATCTAACTAAAGATAATTATGTAAAAATGCTGTTAGAATGTGATTCCaagttaaaataataataataataataatattttttttccacCACCCTTAAATAGTAAACGCTACTGGATGAATGACCCAATTTTTCAGGGTTCTCTAAAGACATAGTCGCTGTTTAGAATACATTTTAAACTTAAACAGGCTCTTATTAATTCCCCTATTCTGGAAAATGCCAATTTTCTCCATCACTCGCAGACCCATTTTTTCCAATTATGACACAGGAGAGGGATCAAGTGTGTGAAGGACCTTTTTAAGGATGAGCACTTCATTTCTTTTGAACAGTTAAAGAATGAC
Coding sequences:
- the LOC130109843 gene encoding cadherin-24, giving the protein MDGKQMKGALEGHTPKTKNDMRSPPDAAFKLNQRQPNEFDFVSNISARAIAALNSESSTRFQIPDPILQTTLAPGEKNNRIMSNSKDEVINNNRSLDSGSGDKYSLRRDSHLEAGANVLPERAHRDSKWVVVSEVSQSGLHLLQVEPRSRRRRSWLWNQFFVIEEYRGPEPVLIGRLHTDMDRGDGLTKYTLEGEGVGSVFVIDSNTGNIHVTKSLDREEKDQYRLIATATDRQTGHALEPSSEFIIRVQDINDNPPVFPNESYTATVPEMANIGTSIIQVTARDADDPTYGNSAKLVYTITQGQEYFSVDPETGVLRTAVPDMDRETQDEYLVVLQAKDMGGHLGGLSGTTTVTVKLSDVNDNPPHFRRSAWSFSVSELAAPGVEVGRLTATDPDLDENALLEFTILDAEEGESFNITGRDREAVIVLNKLLDYETRSSYSFSVEVSNPVVDARYLRNGPFKDQATVRVMVLNADEPPRFSRVRYRLDVSENCPPVCSVGRVSALDPDTGQSTNIRYSIDPQSDPEALFRIASDTGFISTVMELDREREQWHNITVIATQRGMSVLPPPGIMGTIALPESHNSQIALAWDNPNLVTRVVVAIETLDQNDNAPELDRQYTTSVCDSSAPGQVVQVLRAIDKDQGGQDTPVHFSIPPESSSALNLTIRESGGGVTASLVLKSALEPLPGFSPSLLTLYVPVVLRDGASGLTNTGTVTVTICPCLRGGMQTEDRGRQRDRRWERHTVCLPLPSASPSLIISMVTLLALLACVTTLLVVCALSLSLRHQKRDSGSPFEEDDVRENIISYDDEGGGEADTAAFDITALQSMHRVQHMQNNRNIWYTQQNVPRARTYSWSRNPCCGPDPQRPGSAPLYGRLCYGIHTLPVLRDYPEGPLEAGLQLAQLTYGVPGNHVSNSLIIQNHSNFEPLEPGAAHMRPIEMGLGSDEADEHRLAIRRQTDRNAGCEENSDTQQDPDQIKTESIDTDSQLTQTKKAATLTFCDPNESSSQSHTSSSSNQQEGRPGSSQTQISTEATSCTLDEIDDSSVPSVTERNDSNSSQINNINTPKGDTYSIVGSLNQNSREISMNGTSSGDLNMYRLGSRDLTPQSLNLPGGMGGYEKGWGCGLECGPERIGVTNSLPVRMEDFLNFRLDQVTFDLSQPPYDSLQTYEFEGCDSRAESLSSLESDGEKEEGGAAGGMDELNQKFQRLVEIIKEREQEKEQEQKLADGEIPVEGGSQNVKAIVNEMCKQEAEEDRDKEKQRWDF